DNA sequence from the Virgibacillus proomii genome:
TAAAATCGTAATTCCACGAACCATTTTCTTATGAATGGCAGCTTGCAACTCATCTGCTTTATGGGTAATAATCATAGCCGTAACTTTTTCATGACGTGTATGAAGCGTATCAATCACACGAGTCGTTACATATAACGTTAGTAATGTATATAGTGCATTTTCCGGCTCGTAAAGCAATCCTGCTAACGTAATAATAACAGCATTAAGCATTAAAAAATACGTTCCAATCGGCTTATCATTTATCTTAGAAAGTACCATGGCAATAATATCCATTCCTCCAGTAGAAGCACCCACCTTTAAGGTTAATCCAATGCCTACCCCACCGATAACACCGCCAAATACAGCATTTAAAATAATATCTTGAGATATTTCAGTAATTGGAATTATTTCTAAAAATATCGTTGTAAATAAAACAGAAATAACACTATATATTGTAAAACCTTTTCCTACTTTAAACCAGCCTAGAATTACTACAGGAATATTGAATATTGC
Encoded proteins:
- a CDS encoding YitT family protein; protein product: MFIFETKRIAIVIFGAILNAISLNFFLIGANVYASGFTGAAQLVSSVFNDFIGIGVSTGILLAIFNIPVVILGWFKVGKGFTIYSVISVLFTTIFLEIIPITEISQDIILNAVFGGVIGGVGIGLTLKVGASTGGMDIIAMVLSKINDKPIGTYFLMLNAVIITLAGLLYEPENALYTLLTLYVTTRVIDTLHTRHEKVTAMIITHKADELQAAIHKKMVRGITILPAQGAYTKTDKHMMYLVITRYELYDLEKIIKEVDPNAFTNIVQTAGVFGFFRRD